From Streptomyces sp. NBC_00370, a single genomic window includes:
- a CDS encoding glycoside hydrolase family 15 protein, producing the protein MHVAGRIEDYALIGDMQTAALVCRDGTVDWLCLPRFDSHAVFAALLGTDEHGFWRLGPAYPAGANPPRAARRRYVGDSLVLESEWDTPRGSVRVTDFMPPRDGAPQVIRIVEGISGRVPMRSTLRMRFSYGRVTPWVHKVDNRTVAVAGPDSVWLDTEAETYGKDLTTYSDFTVAPGDRIAFTISWQPSHRTPPALPDPEGSLEATTDFWREWVEQCTYHGPYREAVVRSLITLKALTYAPTGGIVAAPTTSLPEEIGGVRNWDYRYTWLRDAAITLSSLLRTGYREEARAWREWLLRAVAGDPENLQIMYGIAGERELGEAELDWLPGYESSGPVRVGNGAAHQLQLDVYGEVTEALHLAHMTGLARNDYASLLQLKLIRYLEKHWDQPDEGIWEVRGPRRHFVHSKVMAWVAVDRTIKLIESGDADGPLERWRDLRDDIHHDVCEKGYDKERNTFTQSYGSKELDASLLLIPQMGFLPPDDKRVIGTIEAIQRELSTVDGFVMRYPTAGDEAGLDGLEGDEGAFLACSFWLADDLAMIGRVDEARKLFEKLLTLRNDLGLLAEEWDPRLQRQVGNFPQAFSHVPLIDTALRLTASGAYGG; encoded by the coding sequence ATGCACGTGGCCGGGCGCATCGAGGATTACGCACTCATCGGAGACATGCAGACCGCTGCCCTGGTCTGCCGGGACGGCACAGTCGACTGGCTGTGCCTGCCCCGCTTCGACTCGCACGCCGTCTTCGCGGCCCTTCTGGGGACCGACGAACACGGTTTCTGGCGGCTCGGGCCGGCGTATCCGGCGGGTGCCAACCCGCCGCGCGCCGCGCGCCGCCGCTACGTCGGGGACTCGCTGGTCCTGGAATCGGAATGGGACACGCCGCGCGGTTCCGTACGCGTGACGGATTTCATGCCGCCGCGTGACGGAGCCCCGCAGGTCATCCGCATCGTGGAAGGCATAAGCGGCCGGGTGCCGATGCGCTCCACGCTGCGGATGCGCTTCAGCTACGGGCGGGTGACGCCCTGGGTGCACAAGGTCGACAACCGCACGGTGGCCGTCGCGGGACCCGACTCCGTATGGCTGGACACCGAGGCGGAGACCTACGGCAAGGACCTCACCACCTACTCCGACTTCACGGTGGCGCCGGGCGACCGGATCGCCTTCACGATCAGCTGGCAGCCCTCGCACCGCACGCCGCCCGCGCTGCCCGACCCCGAGGGCTCGCTGGAGGCGACGACCGACTTCTGGCGCGAGTGGGTCGAGCAGTGCACGTACCACGGCCCCTACCGGGAAGCCGTCGTCCGTTCGCTGATCACGCTCAAGGCGCTGACGTACGCCCCGACGGGCGGCATCGTCGCCGCGCCGACGACGTCCCTGCCGGAGGAGATCGGCGGCGTACGGAACTGGGACTACCGCTACACCTGGCTGCGGGACGCCGCGATCACGCTCTCCTCACTGCTGCGCACCGGCTACCGCGAGGAGGCGCGCGCCTGGCGCGAGTGGCTGCTGCGGGCCGTCGCGGGCGACCCGGAGAACCTGCAGATCATGTACGGCATCGCCGGCGAGCGTGAGCTGGGCGAGGCGGAGCTGGACTGGCTGCCGGGCTACGAGAGTTCGGGCCCCGTCCGGGTCGGCAACGGCGCGGCGCACCAGCTGCAGCTGGACGTGTACGGAGAGGTGACCGAGGCGCTGCATCTGGCGCACATGACGGGACTCGCCCGTAACGACTACGCATCTCTTCTCCAGCTCAAGCTGATCCGCTACCTGGAGAAGCACTGGGACCAGCCCGACGAGGGCATCTGGGAGGTGCGCGGCCCGCGCAGGCACTTCGTGCACTCCAAGGTCATGGCGTGGGTCGCCGTGGACCGGACGATCAAGCTGATCGAGTCGGGCGACGCCGACGGGCCGCTGGAGCGCTGGCGGGACCTGCGGGACGACATCCACCACGACGTGTGTGAAAAGGGTTACGACAAGGAACGCAACACCTTCACGCAGTCGTACGGCTCCAAGGAGCTGGACGCGTCCCTGCTGCTGATCCCGCAGATGGGCTTCCTGCCGCCCGACGACAAGCGCGTCATCGGCACGATCGAGGCGATCCAGCGCGAGCTGTCGACGGTGGACGGCTTCGTGATGCGCTACCCCACCGCGGGCGACGAGGCGGGCCTGGACGGTCTTGAGGGCGACGAAGGCGCCTTCCTGGCCTGTTCGTTCTGGCTGGCGGACGATCTCGCGATGATCGGCCGGGTCGACGAGGCCCGCAAGCTCTTCGAGAAGCTGCTGACCCTGCGCAACGACCTGGGCCTGCTGGCCGAGGAGTGGGACCCGCGCCTGCAGCGCCAGGTCGGGAACTTCCCGCAGGCCTTCAGCCATGTGCCGCTGATCGACACGGCGCTGCGGCTGACGGCTTCGGGCGCGTACGGCGGCTGA
- a CDS encoding NAD kinase: protein MTVNADRTVFLLAHTGRPAAIRSAERVVNGLVRNGLRVRVLEAEAADLPLSGSVVETVPDATPEALDGCELLIVLGGDGTLLRGAAFARASGVPMLGVNLGRVGFLAEAERDDLDRVVYRVVTRAYEVEERMTIDVVVRVNGAVVHRDWALNEAAVQKVSPERMLEVVLEIDGRPVTGFGCDGIVCATPTGSTAYAFSAGGPVVWPDVEALLMVPISAHALFAKPLVTSPTTVLAVEVQQDTPQGVLWCDGRRTVELPPGARVEVRRGAVPVRLARLHHASFTDRLVAKFALPVSGWRGAPN from the coding sequence TTGACCGTGAACGCAGACCGCACCGTATTCCTGCTGGCCCACACCGGAAGACCCGCGGCGATCCGCAGTGCCGAGCGGGTCGTCAACGGGCTGGTGCGCAACGGGCTGCGCGTGCGTGTCCTGGAGGCCGAGGCGGCCGATCTGCCGCTGTCGGGCTCCGTCGTGGAGACGGTCCCCGACGCGACCCCCGAGGCACTGGACGGCTGCGAGCTGCTGATCGTGCTCGGCGGCGACGGGACGCTGCTGCGCGGCGCCGCCTTCGCCCGCGCTTCGGGTGTCCCGATGCTGGGGGTCAACCTCGGCAGGGTCGGGTTTCTCGCCGAGGCCGAGCGCGACGACCTGGACCGGGTCGTGTACCGCGTCGTCACGCGCGCCTACGAGGTCGAGGAGCGGATGACGATCGACGTCGTCGTACGCGTCAACGGCGCCGTCGTGCACCGGGACTGGGCGCTCAACGAGGCGGCCGTGCAGAAGGTGTCCCCCGAGCGGATGCTGGAGGTCGTCCTGGAGATCGACGGCCGCCCCGTCACCGGCTTCGGCTGCGACGGCATCGTCTGCGCCACCCCCACCGGGTCGACGGCGTACGCGTTCTCGGCGGGCGGTCCGGTCGTCTGGCCCGACGTCGAGGCGCTGCTGATGGTCCCGATCAGCGCCCACGCCCTGTTCGCGAAGCCGCTGGTCACCTCCCCGACGACGGTGCTCGCCGTGGAGGTGCAGCAGGACACCCCGCAGGGCGTCCTGTGGTGCGACGGGCGCAGAACGGTCGAGCTGCCGCCGGGGGCCCGGGTCGAGGTACGGCGCGGAGCCGTCCCCGTACGGCTGGCGCGGCTGCACCACGCGTCCTTCACCGACCGGCTGGTGGCCAAGTTCGCACTGCCGGTTTCCGGCTGGCGCGGAGCCCCGAACTGA
- a CDS encoding TlyA family RNA methyltransferase gives MAGLARRRLDAELVRRNLARSREHASQLIAAGRVTVGGNTATKPATQVETSAAVVVTEDDGDPDYVSRGGHKLAGALAAFEPLGLAVRGRRALDAGASTGGFTDVLLRAGVGHVVAVDVGYGQLAWSLRSDERVTVKDRTNVRELTLDLIGGVPVEVIVGDLSFIPLGLVLPALVRCAADEADLVLMVKPQFEVGKERLGSGGVVRSPELRASTVKNVAGKAAELGLGVRGVTASPLPGPSGNVEYFLWLSAGAPALDPADVDRAVAEGPR, from the coding sequence GTGGCAGGACTGGCACGCCGCCGTCTCGATGCCGAGCTGGTACGCCGCAACCTCGCCCGCTCACGCGAGCACGCGAGCCAGCTGATCGCCGCGGGCCGGGTCACCGTCGGCGGCAACACGGCCACCAAACCCGCGACCCAGGTCGAGACCAGCGCGGCCGTCGTCGTCACCGAGGACGACGGCGATCCCGACTACGTCTCACGCGGCGGCCACAAACTCGCCGGCGCCCTCGCGGCCTTCGAGCCGCTCGGCCTCGCCGTACGCGGCAGGCGCGCCCTCGACGCCGGCGCTTCCACGGGCGGCTTCACCGACGTACTGCTGCGGGCCGGCGTCGGACACGTCGTCGCCGTGGACGTCGGATACGGACAACTCGCCTGGTCGCTGCGGAGCGATGAACGGGTGACCGTCAAGGACCGTACGAACGTACGCGAGTTGACGCTCGACCTGATCGGGGGAGTGCCTGTGGAGGTAATCGTGGGGGATCTGTCGTTCATCCCGCTCGGCCTCGTGCTGCCCGCGCTGGTGCGCTGCGCGGCCGACGAGGCCGATCTGGTGCTGATGGTCAAACCGCAGTTCGAGGTGGGCAAGGAGCGCCTCGGCAGCGGCGGTGTCGTACGCAGCCCCGAACTGCGTGCCTCGACCGTGAAGAACGTGGCGGGGAAGGCCGCCGAACTCGGCCTCGGCGTACGGGGGGTCACGGCGAGCCCGCTGCCCGGCCCCTCGGGGAACGTCGAATACTTCCTGTGGCTCAGCGCCGGAGCGCCCGCACTCGATCCGGCGGACGTCGACCGTGCAGTGGCGGAGGGACCCCGTTGA
- a CDS encoding SCP2 sterol-binding domain-containing protein — MATKEECRGALDKLSDNLAGANGKVRDAAGFDRSLSCHITDLDITFTGRLTDGRIEVADTLPGPPRDQAQIRLAMAGDDLVALVDGELNFVRAWGSGRVKLEAGFRDLLRLKTLL; from the coding sequence ATGGCGACGAAGGAGGAGTGCCGTGGCGCACTCGACAAACTCTCGGACAACTTGGCAGGCGCGAACGGGAAGGTTCGCGACGCGGCCGGGTTCGACCGTTCCCTCAGCTGTCACATCACGGACCTCGACATCACCTTCACAGGGCGGCTGACGGACGGCCGGATCGAGGTGGCCGACACCCTGCCGGGTCCGCCGCGCGACCAGGCGCAGATCCGGCTGGCCATGGCGGGCGACGACCTGGTCGCGCTCGTGGACGGGGAGCTGAACTTCGTACGGGCCTGGGGTTCGGGACGGGTCAAACTGGAGGCGGGCTTCCGGGACCTGCTGCGGCTGAAAACACTCCTCTAG
- the recN gene encoding DNA repair protein RecN gives MVMTVLEEMRIRSLGVIDDAVVELSPGFTAVTGETGAGKTMVVTSLGLLLGGRADPTLVRIGAKAAVVEGRITLAAGSAAALRAEEAGAELEDGALLVSRTVSAEGRSRAHLGGRSVPVGMLAELADDLVAVHGQTDQQGLLRPARQRQALDRYAGDAVTGPHAKYLAAYRRLRAVVAELDELTTRARERAQEADLLRFGLNEIAAVEPLPGEDVELAAEAERLGNAEALASAAALAHGALAGDPEDPEGVDATTLVGGAGRALEAVRSHDPALAGLAERMGEISILLSDVAGELASYADNLDADPLRLGAVEERRAALTALTRKYGQDIATVLAWSQESAARLTELEGDDDRIGELTVERDALRAELSGLAQALTDARTEAADRFAEAVTTELASLAMPHARVSFDIRQTEAADETSGIEVGGRAVTYGTHGVDEVELLLAPHPGAQPRPIAKGASGGELSRVMLAVEVVFAGSDPVPTYLFDEVDAGVGGKAAVEVGRRLAKLAKSAQVVVVTHLPQVAAFADRQLLVEKTNDGSVTRSGVTVLEGEDRVRELSRMLAGQEDSETARAHAEELLATARADA, from the coding sequence ATGGTCATGACCGTGTTGGAGGAGATGCGGATACGGTCGCTCGGAGTCATCGACGACGCTGTGGTGGAGCTGTCACCCGGCTTCACAGCGGTGACCGGTGAGACGGGCGCCGGCAAGACCATGGTCGTCACCAGCCTCGGGCTGCTGCTCGGCGGACGCGCCGATCCCACGCTCGTACGGATCGGCGCGAAGGCGGCGGTCGTCGAGGGGCGGATCACGCTGGCCGCCGGATCGGCCGCCGCGCTGCGCGCCGAGGAGGCGGGGGCCGAGCTGGAGGACGGCGCGCTGCTCGTCAGCAGGACCGTCTCGGCCGAGGGGCGCTCACGCGCGCACCTGGGCGGCCGCTCCGTGCCCGTCGGCATGCTGGCGGAGCTGGCGGACGACCTCGTCGCCGTACACGGCCAGACCGACCAGCAGGGCCTGCTGCGGCCCGCCCGGCAGCGCCAGGCCCTCGACCGGTACGCGGGCGACGCCGTCACCGGACCGCACGCGAAGTACTTGGCCGCCTACCGCAGGCTGCGGGCCGTCGTCGCCGAACTCGACGAGCTGACGACCCGCGCCAGGGAGCGCGCCCAGGAGGCCGACCTGCTGCGCTTCGGCCTCAACGAGATCGCCGCCGTCGAACCGCTGCCGGGGGAGGACGTCGAACTCGCCGCCGAGGCCGAGCGGCTCGGCAATGCGGAGGCGCTGGCGTCGGCCGCGGCCCTCGCGCACGGCGCGCTCGCCGGCGACCCCGAGGACCCGGAGGGCGTGGACGCCACCACGCTGGTGGGCGGCGCCGGCCGCGCGCTGGAGGCCGTACGCTCCCACGACCCGGCGCTCGCCGGGCTCGCGGAGCGGATGGGCGAGATCTCGATCCTGCTCTCGGACGTCGCCGGTGAACTCGCCAGCTACGCCGACAACCTCGACGCCGACCCGCTGCGGCTCGGCGCCGTGGAGGAGCGCCGTGCCGCGCTGACCGCGCTGACCCGCAAGTACGGCCAGGACATCGCGACCGTGCTGGCCTGGTCGCAGGAGAGCGCCGCCCGGCTGACCGAGCTGGAGGGCGACGACGACCGGATCGGCGAGCTGACCGTCGAGCGTGACGCGCTGCGTGCCGAACTGTCCGGGCTCGCCCAGGCACTCACCGACGCCCGTACGGAGGCGGCTGACCGCTTCGCCGAAGCGGTCACCACGGAACTGGCGTCGCTGGCCATGCCGCACGCCCGGGTCTCCTTCGACATCCGGCAGACCGAGGCGGCGGACGAGACGTCCGGCATCGAGGTCGGCGGGCGCGCCGTCACGTACGGCACGCACGGCGTGGACGAGGTCGAACTGCTCCTCGCACCGCACCCGGGCGCCCAGCCCCGGCCGATCGCCAAGGGCGCTTCGGGCGGTGAGCTGTCGCGCGTGATGCTCGCCGTCGAGGTGGTCTTCGCGGGGTCCGACCCGGTGCCGACGTATCTCTTCGACGAGGTCGACGCGGGCGTCGGCGGCAAGGCCGCCGTCGAGGTGGGCCGCAGGCTGGCGAAGCTCGCCAAGTCGGCGCAGGTGGTGGTCGTGACGCACCTGCCGCAGGTCGCCGCCTTCGCCGACCGGCAGTTGCTGGTGGAGAAGACCAACGACGGTTCGGTGACGCGTTCGGGCGTGACCGTCCTGGAGGGCGAGGACCGGGTGCGGGAGCTGTCCCGGATGCTGGCGGGCCAGGAGGACTCCGAGACGGCGCGGGCCCACGCGGAAGAACTCCTGGCGACGGCACGCGCCGACGCGTAA
- a CDS encoding ABC transporter ATP-binding protein produces the protein MQRLTAESVTLGYDRRIIARDLSVEIPDHSFTVVVGPNACGKSTLLRALSRMLKPAEGRVLLDGAAIHSLPAKKVARTLGLLPQSSVAPDGITAADLVARGRYPHQGLLRQWSPDDERTVQESMAATRIEDLADRYVDELSGGQRQRVWIAMALAQQTPLLLLDEPTTFLDIQHQIEVLDLCAELHETGGRTLVAVLHDLNHAARYATHLVAMRDGAVVAEGPPAEVVTAPLVERVFGLRCQVIEDPETGTPLVVPAGRKARSRDAVPAVPEK, from the coding sequence ATGCAGCGCCTCACCGCGGAATCGGTGACCCTCGGCTACGACCGGCGGATCATCGCCCGTGATCTGTCCGTGGAGATACCCGACCACTCCTTCACCGTGGTCGTAGGACCGAACGCCTGCGGCAAGTCGACATTGCTGCGTGCGCTCTCCCGGATGCTCAAACCGGCCGAGGGGCGGGTGCTCCTCGACGGCGCCGCCATTCACTCGCTGCCGGCCAAGAAGGTCGCCAGGACCCTCGGTCTGCTGCCGCAGTCGTCCGTCGCGCCCGACGGCATCACCGCCGCCGACCTGGTCGCCCGTGGCCGCTATCCGCACCAGGGGCTGCTGCGGCAGTGGTCGCCCGACGACGAGCGGACCGTCCAGGAGTCGATGGCGGCCACCCGTATCGAGGATCTCGCCGATCGCTATGTCGACGAATTGTCCGGCGGGCAGCGCCAGCGGGTCTGGATCGCGATGGCCCTCGCCCAGCAGACGCCGCTGCTGCTCCTCGACGAACCCACCACCTTCCTCGACATCCAGCACCAGATCGAGGTGCTCGACCTCTGCGCCGAACTGCACGAGACCGGCGGGCGCACCCTCGTCGCCGTCCTGCACGACCTGAACCACGCCGCCCGCTACGCCACGCATCTCGTCGCCATGCGCGACGGGGCGGTCGTGGCGGAGGGGCCGCCGGCCGAGGTGGTCACAGCGCCGCTGGTGGAGCGGGTGTTCGGGCTGCGCTGTCAGGTCATCGAGGACCCCGAGACGGGCACCCCGCTGGTGGTGCCCGCGGGCCGCAAGGCCAGGAGCAGGGACGCCGTGCCGGCAGTCCCGGAGAAGTGA
- a CDS encoding DUF2867 domain-containing protein, with translation MHRIEVPRRITREAGFAAFDYASAFELASSGAPSRAPESWARAVFEDAPRLLRWVLLRGWRLGLGLRLGPRPSPGHVLGWAVSDAGPDTVTLGARSGLIDARNIILVEDSRVVWVTLVRFERRPGGLLWAAAAPVHHLTVPYLVRRAARRAR, from the coding sequence GTGCACCGGATCGAGGTGCCGCGCCGGATCACGCGGGAGGCCGGGTTCGCGGCGTTCGACTACGCGTCGGCGTTCGAACTGGCCTCCTCCGGCGCCCCGTCACGCGCACCCGAGAGCTGGGCGCGGGCCGTCTTCGAGGACGCTCCCCGGCTCCTGCGGTGGGTCCTGCTGCGGGGCTGGCGTCTGGGGCTCGGGCTGCGGCTCGGGCCACGCCCTTCGCCCGGCCATGTCCTCGGCTGGGCGGTCTCGGACGCCGGGCCCGACACGGTCACCCTGGGGGCGCGCTCGGGGCTGATCGACGCGCGCAACATCATCCTTGTCGAGGACAGCCGTGTGGTGTGGGTCACCTTGGTGCGCTTCGAGCGGCGGCCCGGTGGGCTGTTGTGGGCCGCCGCCGCGCCGGTCCACCATCTGACCGTCCCCTACCTGGTCCGGCGCGCCGCGCGGCGCGCCCGGTAG
- a CDS encoding glycosyltransferase family 4 protein → MTQLRTVQVLGGGSAGSSAHVRSLTAGLVARGVRVTVCAPAELDDAYDFRGAGARHIPVPRRGDPASVAALRAACVGADVVHAHGLHAAVRTALALGGRRVPLVVTWHTRALDEGARGQVLRLLERRAVRAAAVVLGTSSGLVDRARERGARDARLAPLAVPAPRTGAAGAESPERPESKARAELGAVERPLVMAVGSLVPHHGYDVLLDATTTWGALDPAPLLVVAGEGRERAKLQQRIEDDELPVQLIGRRDDISDLLAVADVAVLPSRWEARSVLAQEALRLGVPLVATAVGGVPELVGEAAELVPYGNAAALSRAVLRLLADPARRHELALAGRAQAATWPTEDDTIAQVLSVYDELTQPWSFA, encoded by the coding sequence GTGACACAACTGCGTACGGTCCAGGTGCTGGGCGGAGGCAGTGCGGGCAGCAGCGCGCACGTCCGGTCGCTGACGGCGGGACTCGTCGCCCGGGGCGTGCGCGTGACGGTGTGTGCCCCCGCCGAACTGGACGACGCCTACGACTTCCGGGGCGCCGGAGCGCGGCACATCCCCGTGCCGCGCCGCGGTGACCCGGCGTCGGTCGCCGCGCTGCGGGCGGCCTGTGTCGGCGCCGACGTGGTGCACGCGCACGGACTGCACGCCGCCGTACGGACCGCCCTCGCCCTCGGCGGCCGGCGAGTGCCGCTCGTGGTGACCTGGCACACCCGCGCCCTCGACGAGGGGGCGCGCGGCCAGGTGCTGCGGCTGCTGGAGCGAAGAGCCGTACGGGCCGCGGCCGTTGTGCTGGGCACCTCGTCGGGCCTGGTCGACCGCGCGCGGGAACGCGGAGCCCGCGACGCCCGGCTCGCCCCGCTGGCCGTGCCCGCGCCCCGGACCGGCGCGGCGGGAGCCGAGAGCCCGGAACGTCCCGAGAGCAAGGCGCGCGCCGAACTGGGCGCGGTGGAGCGCCCGTTGGTGATGGCGGTCGGAAGTCTCGTGCCGCACCACGGCTATGACGTCCTGCTGGACGCGACCACCACCTGGGGCGCGCTCGACCCGGCGCCGCTGCTCGTGGTGGCGGGCGAGGGCCGGGAGCGCGCCAAGCTGCAACAGCGCATCGAGGACGACGAGTTGCCGGTCCAGCTGATCGGCAGGCGCGACGACATCAGCGACCTGCTCGCCGTCGCCGACGTGGCCGTACTGCCCAGCCGCTGGGAGGCACGGTCCGTCCTCGCCCAAGAGGCGCTGCGGCTGGGGGTGCCGCTGGTCGCCACGGCGGTCGGCGGGGTGCCCGAACTCGTGGGCGAGGCAGCGGAACTCGTCCCGTACGGAAACGCGGCGGCGCTCTCCCGCGCGGTGCTGCGCCTGCTGGCCGACCCGGCGCGCCGCCACGAACTGGCCCTGGCGGGCCGGGCGCAGGCGGCCACGTGGCCGACGGAGGACGACACGATCGCCCAGGTCCTGAGCGTCTACGACGAGTTGACGCAGCCCTGGTCGTTCGCCTGA
- a CDS encoding FecCD family ABC transporter permease, with protein MSAPTRVIRTPGGLSVRFDGRSGLVLLVLTVAALAVGVVLIGSGDFAMSPGDVVATLFGKGTVSQEFIVRDLRLPRVLVGLLVGGALGIGGAVFQSVSRNPLGSPDVIGFGQGATVGALGVIVIFHGGAAAVSAGALAGGLLTGAGIYLLAWKRGVHGYRLVLVGVGVAAMLTAVNYYLITKADLNDATRAVLWMTGTLDGRDWTQVWPLLALCAVLAPPVVGYARPLRVMEMGDDAAYALGIPVERVRVLLMGAAALLVAAATAAAGPIAFVSLSAPQLARRLTRAPGPNLAASALMGAVLLLAADWVATNAFGDRELPVGVVTGVLGGCYLLWLLVTERKAGRI; from the coding sequence GTGAGCGCGCCGACACGGGTGATCCGTACGCCCGGTGGACTGTCCGTACGGTTCGACGGCCGCTCCGGTCTCGTCCTGCTCGTGCTGACGGTGGCGGCGCTCGCCGTCGGGGTCGTCCTGATCGGCAGCGGCGACTTCGCGATGTCGCCGGGCGACGTCGTGGCCACCCTGTTCGGGAAGGGCACGGTCTCGCAGGAGTTCATCGTCCGTGACCTGCGGCTGCCCCGGGTGCTGGTGGGGCTGCTGGTGGGCGGGGCGCTCGGGATCGGCGGGGCCGTTTTCCAGTCCGTCAGCCGCAACCCGCTCGGCAGCCCCGACGTGATCGGCTTCGGCCAGGGCGCGACCGTCGGCGCCCTCGGGGTGATCGTGATCTTCCACGGCGGCGCCGCTGCCGTCTCGGCGGGTGCGCTGGCCGGCGGGCTGCTGACCGGCGCCGGTATCTACCTGCTGGCCTGGAAGCGCGGCGTGCACGGCTACCGTCTCGTCCTCGTCGGTGTCGGCGTCGCCGCGATGCTCACGGCCGTCAACTACTACCTGATCACCAAGGCCGACCTGAACGACGCGACGCGGGCCGTGCTGTGGATGACCGGCACGCTCGACGGCCGTGACTGGACGCAGGTCTGGCCGCTGCTGGCCCTCTGCGCCGTGCTCGCGCCGCCGGTCGTCGGATACGCCAGGCCGCTGCGGGTGATGGAGATGGGCGACGACGCGGCGTACGCGCTCGGCATACCGGTCGAGCGGGTACGGGTGCTGCTGATGGGGGCGGCGGCGCTGCTCGTGGCGGCGGCGACCGCCGCGGCCGGTCCGATCGCCTTCGTCTCGCTCAGCGCGCCCCAGCTCGCCCGCCGGCTGACCCGGGCGCCGGGCCCCAACCTCGCCGCCTCCGCCCTCATGGGCGCCGTACTGCTGCTGGCCGCCGACTGGGTCGCCACCAACGCGTTCGGCGACCGTGAGCTGCCGGTCGGGGTGGTCACGGGGGTGCTCGGCGGCTGCTACCTGCTCTGGTTGCTGGTCACCGAACGCAAGGCGGGACGCATATGA
- a CDS encoding PucR family transcriptional regulator → MDEQGGITVRRALELPGLRSGLPEVVACGDRLERRVRWVHAGEVPNIASLLKGGELLLTTGLGLGTRPAEQRAFVHRLAERGIAALVVELGSRFDRLPAALVEAATAAGLPLVQLRREVAFVSVTEEVHTEIVNGHYALLRQADEVHRRCTEALLDGGGAPQVLRILADFAGNPVFLETADGRLLYAAGAGETPAGAEPLRVDPLQVWEGLRGQRTARAAGPPADTVLVDVAGGGQGAGGVRARLVLPAVAGPPLPVHRMAAERAAGLLAVVLMQARQEDELAARGRGDFLTDLAEGRVGYADAPAQAKVLGFRPGEGPLLPVVMRLAAEPVPSGNWAVLARAVLEELASVGVPVLLGVRPVEGRVPLLLGLRQESERTAVADRVAVALRAGVARAGLERGGMRPPVVVVGVPGGWAVAGAGLRHAGETAAAAQGLPDRPWYDARRLDIDLLLWRLREHPDLAAFVDRAIGPLRAHDRSSRPALLPTLETYLAHAGRKAETARELRLNRQTLYNRLARIAELLGTDLDDPQTVLALSLALRARRHTP, encoded by the coding sequence ATGGACGAACAGGGCGGAATCACCGTGCGGCGAGCGCTTGAGCTGCCGGGGTTGCGCAGTGGGCTGCCGGAGGTCGTGGCCTGCGGGGACCGGCTGGAGCGCCGGGTCCGCTGGGTGCATGCCGGCGAGGTCCCGAACATCGCGTCGCTGCTCAAGGGCGGCGAGCTGCTGCTGACCACGGGGCTCGGCCTCGGCACCCGGCCCGCCGAGCAGCGCGCCTTCGTCCACAGGCTGGCCGAGCGCGGCATCGCCGCGCTGGTGGTGGAGCTGGGGTCCAGGTTCGACCGGCTGCCCGCCGCGCTGGTGGAGGCGGCGACGGCCGCCGGGCTGCCGCTGGTGCAGCTGCGCCGCGAGGTGGCCTTCGTCTCGGTGACCGAGGAGGTGCACACCGAGATCGTCAACGGGCACTACGCGCTGCTGCGGCAGGCCGACGAGGTGCACCGGCGGTGCACGGAGGCACTGCTCGACGGCGGCGGCGCGCCTCAGGTGCTGCGCATCCTCGCCGACTTCGCCGGCAACCCGGTCTTCCTCGAAACCGCCGACGGGCGGCTGCTGTACGCGGCGGGCGCCGGCGAGACACCGGCCGGCGCGGAGCCGCTGCGGGTCGATCCGCTCCAGGTGTGGGAGGGGCTGCGCGGCCAGCGCACGGCCCGCGCAGCGGGACCGCCCGCGGACACCGTGCTGGTGGACGTGGCGGGCGGCGGCCAGGGCGCCGGCGGCGTACGGGCCCGGCTGGTGCTGCCCGCCGTGGCAGGACCGCCGCTGCCGGTGCACCGGATGGCGGCGGAACGCGCGGCGGGGCTCCTGGCGGTCGTCCTGATGCAGGCCCGCCAGGAGGACGAGCTGGCGGCGCGCGGCCGTGGTGACTTCCTCACCGATCTCGCGGAGGGCCGCGTCGGGTACGCGGACGCCCCCGCGCAGGCGAAGGTGCTCGGTTTCCGGCCCGGCGAAGGGCCGTTGCTGCCGGTCGTGATGCGGCTGGCGGCCGAGCCCGTACCGTCCGGCAACTGGGCCGTGCTGGCCCGTGCGGTGCTGGAGGAGCTGGCGTCGGTGGGCGTGCCGGTCCTGCTCGGTGTGCGCCCGGTGGAGGGGCGGGTACCGCTGCTGCTGGGGCTGCGCCAGGAGTCGGAACGTACCGCCGTCGCCGACCGGGTCGCCGTCGCGCTGAGGGCGGGCGTGGCACGGGCCGGCCTCGAACGCGGTGGCATGCGGCCGCCGGTCGTCGTCGTGGGCGTACCCGGCGGCTGGGCGGTGGCCGGCGCGGGCCTGCGGCACGCCGGTGAGACGGCCGCCGCGGCCCAGGGCCTGCCGGACCGCCCGTGGTACGACGCCCGCCGCCTGGACATCGACCTGCTGCTGTGGCGACTGCGCGAACACCCCGACCTGGCGGCCTTCGTGGACCGCGCGATCGGCCCGCTGCGCGCCCACGACCGGTCGTCGCGCCCGGCGCTGCTGCCGACGCTGGAGACCTACCTGGCGCACGCGGGACGCAAGGCGGAGACGGCGCGCGAACTGCGCCTGAACCGGCAGACGCTGTACAACCGGCTGGCGAGGATCGCGGAACTGCTCGGCACGGACCTGGACGACCCGCAGACGGTCCTGGCCCTGAGCCTGGCACTGAGGGCCCGCCGCCATACGCCATAG